Proteins from a single region of Chitinophagales bacterium:
- a CDS encoding sulfatase-like hydrolase/transferase, whose protein sequence is MGKPRNIIFLVCDSLRYDSVYNSNFSMPYCEENGVQFHGMRSPACWTLPATTSLFTGKMPHEHGANAQSRNFYPQLPTLAEQMKAAGYHTMQATANVVTTHIFGLDRGYDEVFRVWKEVDPKFRKLLRFLVICGKPRIRKMIVSKKDFMNQRMSEDLEMATTWTQNTYADIFDHVKMRIAENEKIGKPTFCFINLMEAHFPYHADETFHLTANGMRDKFREARALFDTLNVKFMKTGKPMMAPHIEKLIRERQNTAWQILQKPIDNFLKEMHSKTGNLCLFTADHGDTFGEMDWHYHFNNVTDAGNKVPLIWLDDKASKAEHKRHSVNSRFLYNDLLRKVNPEAAGHQSVFSPNAENLPLIQSYWYNSNGKTLDQYRYNQMAIIAGDQRYVYRDDVNTKASWLNAPVAKKDDAEEPHFQPMDSGTNPVEELIEDQEQKAFLRKTVKDFKQFSEKIPRKNP, encoded by the coding sequence ATGGGGAAACCAAGGAATATCATCTTTCTGGTGTGCGATAGTTTACGCTACGATTCAGTTTATAACAGCAATTTCTCAATGCCTTACTGTGAAGAAAACGGTGTCCAGTTTCACGGAATGCGCTCCCCTGCCTGTTGGACTTTGCCTGCAACTACCTCTCTTTTTACGGGAAAAATGCCGCACGAACATGGGGCCAATGCACAGAGCCGGAATTTTTATCCCCAATTGCCAACACTTGCCGAGCAAATGAAAGCAGCGGGTTATCATACCATGCAGGCTACAGCCAATGTAGTTACCACCCATATTTTTGGGCTCGATCGCGGCTATGATGAAGTTTTCAGGGTATGGAAAGAGGTCGACCCTAAATTCAGGAAATTATTGCGCTTCCTGGTGATTTGCGGAAAGCCCAGGATCAGGAAAATGATTGTTTCAAAGAAAGATTTTATGAATCAGCGCATGTCTGAGGATCTGGAAATGGCCACTACCTGGACTCAAAATACCTATGCGGATATTTTTGATCACGTGAAAATGCGCATTGCAGAAAATGAAAAAATCGGCAAACCCACTTTCTGTTTTATCAATTTGATGGAAGCTCATTTTCCCTATCATGCAGATGAAACTTTTCATTTGACAGCAAATGGAATGCGTGATAAATTCAGGGAAGCCCGGGCATTGTTCGATACCCTGAATGTGAAATTCATGAAGACCGGAAAACCGATGATGGCGCCTCATATTGAGAAGTTGATCAGGGAAAGACAAAACACAGCCTGGCAGATTTTGCAAAAACCTATAGATAATTTTCTGAAGGAAATGCACAGTAAAACCGGTAACTTATGCTTGTTCACGGCAGATCATGGCGATACTTTTGGCGAAATGGACTGGCATTACCACTTCAATAATGTGACAGATGCCGGAAATAAAGTCCCGCTCATTTGGCTGGATGACAAAGCAAGCAAAGCAGAACACAAGCGGCATTCTGTGAATTCGCGTTTTCTCTACAATGATCTTTTAAGAAAAGTAAATCCTGAAGCTGCCGGACATCAAAGTGTTTTTAGCCCGAATGCTGAAAACCTACCCCTGATTCAGAGCTATTGGTACAACAGCAATGGAAAAACCCTGGATCAATACCGCTACAATCAAATGGCCATTATAGCCGGTGATCAGCGCTATGTGTATCGCGATGATGTAAATACAAAAGCCTCCTGGCTCAATGCTCCTGTTGCTAAAAAGGATGATGCTGAAGAACCTCATTTTCAACCTATGGATTCCGGCACCAATCCTGTGGAGGAATTAATAGAGGATCAGGAACAAAAAGCCTTTCTCAGAAAAACAGTAAAAGACTTCAAGCAATTTTCTGAGAAAATTCCGAGAAAAAATCCTTGA
- a CDS encoding NAD(P)H-binding protein translates to MKNKKTALIAGATGLVGNALLQLLLDDDRYSEVRVLSRSSLEIEHPKLKEELLQFGHLQDFAAHFEVDHVFCCLGTTIKKAGSEAAFKKVDQEYPLVMAQLAHEKKVAHFLIITAMGANSGSLIFYNKVKGQVESAIKDLKLKATSVLRPSLLLGDRKESRIGEQVGTAFMKLAAPFMLGSLKKYKAIEAKTVAKAMLRIANSEKEGFNIYESDALQKLGSK, encoded by the coding sequence ATGAAGAATAAAAAAACAGCATTAATTGCAGGAGCCACCGGGCTGGTGGGCAATGCGCTGTTGCAACTGCTTCTGGATGATGACCGGTACAGCGAAGTACGCGTATTGAGCAGAAGTTCTTTGGAAATAGAACATCCCAAATTAAAGGAAGAGTTATTGCAATTTGGTCATTTGCAGGATTTTGCAGCACATTTTGAGGTTGACCATGTCTTTTGCTGCTTAGGGACCACCATAAAAAAAGCCGGAAGCGAAGCTGCTTTTAAAAAAGTAGATCAGGAATATCCGCTGGTTATGGCACAACTTGCACATGAAAAAAAGGTGGCTCATTTCCTGATCATTACGGCTATGGGTGCCAATAGTGGTTCATTGATTTTTTACAACAAAGTAAAAGGACAGGTTGAATCAGCAATTAAAGATTTGAAACTGAAAGCTACTTCAGTACTTCGTCCTTCCCTTTTGTTGGGCGATAGAAAAGAAAGCCGCATTGGAGAGCAAGTCGGAACGGCTTTTATGAAACTTGCAGCACCATTTATGCTTGGCAGCCTGAAAAAATACAAGGCCATTGAGGCTAAAACCGTGGCAAAGGCTATGCTTCGAATTGCCAATTCTGAAAAAGAAGGCTTTAATATTTACGAATCCGATGCACTTCAAAAACTGGGCAGCAAGTAA
- a CDS encoding type III pantothenate kinase, giving the protein MNLVIDEGNTLCKCAWFEDGQLLRQELLGKDKVFSQKFWQDIDADNILLSTVKRTREEFFEWLGTTKKEVLFLDYRSKLPITLKYKTPQTLGNDRIAGAVAANAQFPGQNVLVIDAGTCITYDFVSEENAFLGGGISPGIHLRFKALHNYTARLPLVQHIPEKTPLVGRSTEESMLSGVINGVKAEVHALIEQYRNNYQGLKVIISGGDALLFETNPKNNIFAQPNLVLHGLNKILSHNAPL; this is encoded by the coding sequence ATGAATCTGGTTATAGACGAAGGCAATACACTTTGCAAATGTGCCTGGTTTGAAGATGGCCAGCTTTTGCGCCAGGAACTACTTGGTAAGGACAAAGTATTTTCCCAAAAATTTTGGCAGGATATAGATGCCGATAATATCCTGCTCTCCACAGTAAAAAGAACTCGCGAAGAATTTTTCGAATGGTTGGGCACAACAAAAAAAGAAGTGCTGTTTCTCGACTATCGCAGCAAACTGCCAATAACATTGAAATATAAAACACCCCAAACACTGGGAAATGACAGAATAGCTGGTGCTGTGGCGGCCAATGCACAGTTCCCAGGTCAAAATGTATTGGTAATAGATGCCGGAACATGCATCACCTATGATTTTGTTTCTGAGGAAAATGCATTTCTCGGTGGAGGTATTTCACCGGGGATTCATTTGCGTTTTAAAGCACTACACAATTATACCGCCCGGCTCCCGTTAGTGCAGCATATTCCCGAAAAAACCCCTTTGGTAGGTAGATCAACAGAAGAAAGTATGCTAAGCGGAGTAATAAATGGCGTAAAAGCTGAAGTACATGCGTTAATTGAACAATACAGAAACAACTATCAGGGGCTTAAAGTGATAATAAGCGGAGGGGATGCTTTGCTTTTTGAAACTAATCCGAAAAATAACATCTTTGCACAGCCAAATTTGGTCTTGCATGGATTGAATAAAATCTTAAGCCACAATGCTCCCCTTTAA
- a CDS encoding tetratricopeptide repeat protein produces the protein MKLKITTIFAFLFFSLGTVYAQDSSALEGFVAECEPAVGKDSVEVFKSYSLYREFFKQDNYKDAHKYWRYVFKNAPGLRQTTHIDGIKIYDKLIEKAGDDEAAKAALLDTLLYIYDVRIKCFGETGDIFGRKALSMLEHGYDDVKTYKTFEKSLELSGNDAAYYVVQYYIYAAIKANRAGAITDVELLEIYGKLMDIVDYNIDNNVKDKLKFEKAADVISDAMSKTNLLNCENLKPVLQQQYNNKPDDPRNLKKIYKQLYHAQCATDELFVEVATKLFEIEPDAEKARILALNKSNKKEYTEAIKYWKVALDMVEDNEKKAEYSLTIARMYQNAGDYSSARSYANKAADYKSGWGEPYLLIGDLYRGSGNRCGEGTGFESQVVTWPAIDMYEKAKQVDSSISSKANSRIKDSEKYMPSKEEGFFQGIREGDDFKVECWINTTTKVRFAPGT, from the coding sequence ATGAAACTTAAAATCACTACAATTTTTGCATTTTTATTTTTCTCACTTGGAACTGTCTATGCACAGGACTCCTCAGCTCTTGAAGGATTTGTTGCAGAATGCGAACCCGCTGTAGGCAAAGACAGTGTTGAGGTCTTTAAATCTTATTCGCTTTACAGGGAATTTTTCAAACAAGACAATTATAAAGATGCCCATAAATACTGGCGCTATGTGTTTAAAAATGCACCAGGGTTGAGACAAACCACACATATTGACGGGATCAAGATTTATGATAAATTAATAGAGAAAGCAGGAGATGATGAAGCTGCAAAAGCAGCGCTTTTAGACACTTTGCTTTACATCTATGATGTGCGGATAAAATGCTTCGGTGAAACAGGCGATATTTTTGGCCGTAAAGCCTTGTCTATGCTGGAACACGGCTATGATGATGTAAAAACATACAAAACCTTTGAAAAATCTTTAGAACTGTCAGGAAATGACGCTGCTTATTATGTAGTGCAGTATTATATCTACGCAGCTATTAAAGCCAATCGTGCGGGTGCAATTACTGATGTAGAGCTTTTAGAAATATATGGCAAGCTCATGGATATTGTGGATTACAATATTGACAATAATGTAAAAGACAAGTTGAAATTTGAAAAAGCAGCAGATGTTATTTCTGATGCCATGTCGAAAACCAATTTGTTGAATTGTGAGAATTTAAAACCAGTATTACAACAACAATACAACAACAAGCCTGATGATCCGAGAAATCTTAAAAAGATATACAAGCAACTTTACCATGCGCAGTGCGCAACTGACGAATTATTTGTAGAAGTTGCAACAAAGCTTTTTGAAATTGAACCCGATGCAGAGAAAGCCCGAATTCTCGCATTGAACAAAAGCAATAAAAAGGAATATACCGAAGCCATAAAATACTGGAAAGTTGCATTGGATATGGTAGAAGACAATGAGAAAAAAGCTGAATATTCTCTGACCATTGCCAGGATGTATCAAAATGCTGGAGATTATAGCTCTGCAAGATCTTATGCCAACAAAGCTGCCGATTATAAATCGGGTTGGGGAGAACCTTATTTGCTTATAGGCGACTTATACCGCGGTAGCGGAAACAGATGTGGCGAAGGTACAGGATTTGAGAGCCAGGTAGTAACATGGCCTGCAATTGACATGTATGAAAAAGCAAAGCAGGTAGATTCCTCAATAAGCTCTAAAGCCAACTCAAGGATTAAAGACAGCGAGAAATATATGCCCAGTAAAGAAGAAGGGTTTTTCCAGGGAATTAGAGAAGGAGATGATTTTAAGGTTGAATGTTGGATCAATACAACAACAAAAGTTCGCTTTGCGCCAGGAACTTAA
- the lptC gene encoding LPS export ABC transporter periplasmic protein LptC, whose translation MKRITYFLICSLLLFSCSNDLKKIKAFEDDGEAISEIGENVEILFSELGAVKVKILAEEMTRRFDDEALEFNDGLRVYFYNEEQKIESTLRANYGKIYDNQNEILVRDDVVVINVEGDKLNSEELIWKKADEKIYSDKFVKITTAEEIIYGTGFESNQDFTDYTIKNISGIISVDDENNNQ comes from the coding sequence ATGAAACGAATCACGTATTTTTTAATTTGTAGCTTGCTCTTGTTTTCATGTAGCAATGATTTGAAGAAGATCAAAGCATTTGAGGATGATGGCGAGGCTATTTCTGAAATAGGTGAAAATGTTGAAATTCTCTTTTCAGAATTGGGAGCTGTCAAAGTCAAAATTTTGGCGGAAGAAATGACAAGGCGTTTTGATGACGAAGCTCTTGAATTTAACGATGGCCTACGGGTTTATTTTTACAATGAAGAACAAAAGATAGAGAGTACACTGCGCGCTAATTATGGCAAAATATACGACAATCAAAACGAAATCCTGGTACGAGATGATGTTGTGGTAATCAATGTGGAAGGCGACAAACTCAACTCCGAAGAACTGATTTGGAAAAAAGCCGATGAAAAGATTTATTCCGATAAATTTGTAAAGATTACCACTGCTGAAGAAATTATATATGGTACTGGCTTTGAATCCAATCAGGATTTTACGGATTATACGATAAAAAACATTAGCGGAATCATCAGTGTGGATGATGAAAACAACAATCAGTAG
- a CDS encoding hemolysin family protein, which yields MEIYLIIISLVFSAFFSGIEIAFVSSNKLKVELSKQQGILSGKILAKFMERPSHFIGATLIGNNISLILLGIMMTKFLSPHIDVWLAAYSSAFSIMIIQTIITTIIVLVVGEFLPKALFRINPDLILRIFSVPLLFLYYLLYPLVRIVTGISVFTLRFFLRVRYEESKPVYTRIDLEDFVNRFVRSDSDDEEVNTNFFEKALYLTKIKVRECLVPRTEICALPMDAGIEELRQEFIESKHSKILIYENTIDQIKGYVHHFDLLKKPENINDILFPIKVVPESMPARELLNYFIKEQKSIAWVVDEFGGTSGIVTLEDVLEEIFGEIKDEHDSEDFIEKQLSENEYIFSGRIEVDYLNEKYELNIPEGEYETLAGYIYETHESIPEMGEVLKMDHFEIGIINVSDTRIETVKLSVLEGEL from the coding sequence ATGGAAATATACTTAATAATAATATCACTCGTTTTTTCTGCCTTTTTCTCTGGAATAGAAATCGCTTTTGTTTCCAGTAATAAACTCAAAGTAGAGCTTTCCAAACAACAAGGAATACTAAGCGGAAAAATACTGGCCAAATTTATGGAGCGCCCCTCACATTTTATAGGCGCTACTTTAATCGGAAATAACATCTCCCTGATACTGCTCGGTATTATGATGACCAAATTCCTCAGCCCACATATAGATGTGTGGTTGGCCGCTTATAGTTCCGCTTTCAGTATTATGATAATTCAAACAATCATAACTACCATCATAGTGCTGGTTGTGGGTGAATTTCTGCCCAAAGCATTGTTTCGCATCAATCCGGATTTGATTCTGCGTATTTTTTCCGTTCCGCTCCTGTTTTTATATTACTTGCTTTATCCGCTTGTGCGCATTGTTACCGGTATTTCCGTATTTACTCTGCGCTTTTTTTTAAGAGTGCGCTACGAAGAAAGCAAGCCTGTTTATACCCGTATAGACCTGGAAGATTTTGTCAATCGTTTTGTGAGAAGCGATTCCGATGATGAGGAGGTCAATACCAATTTTTTTGAAAAGGCACTTTACCTCACAAAAATAAAAGTACGTGAATGTTTGGTTCCGCGAACAGAAATTTGTGCCCTGCCTATGGATGCCGGAATTGAGGAATTGAGACAAGAATTCATAGAAAGCAAACACTCAAAAATCCTGATCTACGAAAACACCATCGACCAGATCAAAGGCTATGTACACCATTTTGACTTGCTTAAAAAGCCGGAAAATATCAATGATATTCTTTTTCCCATAAAAGTAGTGCCAGAATCTATGCCGGCCAGGGAATTGCTCAACTATTTTATTAAAGAGCAAAAAAGCATAGCCTGGGTCGTAGATGAATTTGGCGGAACCAGCGGCATTGTAACCTTAGAAGATGTGTTGGAAGAAATTTTTGGTGAAATAAAAGATGAACACGACAGCGAAGATTTTATTGAAAAACAGCTCTCTGAAAATGAATATATTTTCTCCGGAAGAATTGAGGTTGATTATTTAAATGAAAAATACGAGCTGAATATTCCTGAAGGAGAATACGAAACACTGGCAGGCTATATCTACGAAACGCATGAAAGCATCCCTGAAATGGGTGAAGTTTTGAAAATGGATCATTTTGAAATTGGCATTATCAATGTTTCGGATACCAGGATAGAAACAGTAAAACTGAGTGTCCTGGAAGGTGAATTATAA
- a CDS encoding peptidylprolyl isomerase encodes MGVIIKVRERFGAVLVGVISLAIISFLLMDALSSNNNLLSGQDTTAGLIDGEEISIQEYEQRVQEAIENYKLSNQVNAVDEQTMNSIRQQTWDDYVSDVIYTKEFQELGIDLTADELFDLIQGENPHPAVVQSFSDPNTGQFDKNQVLRFLQNLDNDQTGETRTRWLNFEKFLKKDRLQTKYNVAISKGIHIPDPIAEANYKVSETSIDIDFVFLPYSDIPDAEIEISDADLENYLKANQSDFIQEKSRTIQYVSFPIYPSSEDTAAAFAWIEEHKAKFKAANNDSTFLKLYSDSRLDGNYYEKDQLRSSFADSIFESEQGTFIGPYFENGAYVVAKLQDRKMIPDSVKVSHILLTVTTQQELESKRALADSLAELVREGVDFKKLAGRYSQDEATKFSAGSWGWVEPGEKFQTINRALFYQMEEGDVKVVGSDRGFHVIKADKSTLSREAVRVGFLKRNITPSIETERSVYRDANEFLGQYNTAEKFKSADEEYSVRKAENIKINNNSITGIGSAREIVRWAYTTNPGEVSNVFALDDSYVVALLENAKEKGPAKVKDVRSQLELAVKREKKAAILSPKLEGSDLQSIADKNSVSVKSASGLSFSNNFITGVGLETKVVNKLLALEENSLSEPLAGNNGVFRAKVTAKSVPASLSNYAQQKMQMTTQFQTGLQAKVTEALKKASDVKDERYKFY; translated from the coding sequence ATGGGTGTGATCATTAAGGTAAGAGAAAGATTTGGAGCAGTATTAGTCGGGGTAATTTCACTCGCTATTATTTCCTTCTTATTAATGGATGCGTTGAGCTCAAATAACAATTTGCTCAGTGGCCAGGACACAACAGCCGGCCTTATAGATGGTGAAGAGATCAGTATCCAGGAATATGAACAACGCGTTCAGGAAGCTATAGAAAATTACAAGCTCAGCAACCAGGTAAATGCTGTTGATGAACAGACTATGAACAGCATTCGCCAGCAAACCTGGGATGATTATGTTTCAGATGTGATCTACACCAAAGAATTTCAGGAACTGGGTATTGATCTTACTGCCGATGAATTGTTTGACCTTATACAAGGTGAAAACCCACACCCTGCCGTTGTTCAATCATTTTCAGATCCCAATACCGGACAGTTTGATAAAAACCAGGTATTGCGTTTTCTTCAGAATCTCGACAATGACCAAACCGGAGAAACACGTACACGCTGGTTGAATTTTGAAAAATTCCTTAAAAAAGACCGACTGCAAACCAAGTACAATGTAGCGATCAGCAAAGGAATTCACATACCCGATCCTATTGCTGAAGCCAATTATAAAGTGAGTGAAACTTCAATTGATATTGATTTTGTTTTTCTTCCCTATTCAGATATCCCCGATGCTGAAATAGAAATTAGCGATGCTGATCTGGAGAACTATCTAAAAGCCAATCAATCTGATTTTATACAGGAAAAATCACGAACAATTCAATATGTAAGCTTTCCCATTTATCCTTCATCTGAAGATACAGCAGCTGCTTTTGCATGGATCGAGGAGCACAAAGCAAAATTTAAAGCCGCCAATAATGATTCAACATTTCTTAAGCTTTATTCAGATAGCCGTTTAGATGGCAATTATTATGAAAAAGACCAATTGCGAAGCAGTTTTGCCGACAGTATTTTTGAATCAGAACAGGGAACATTTATAGGCCCTTATTTTGAAAATGGCGCCTATGTTGTGGCAAAATTACAGGATCGCAAAATGATCCCCGATTCAGTAAAAGTCAGCCACATCCTGCTTACAGTTACTACACAACAAGAGCTAGAGAGCAAAAGAGCACTGGCCGATTCACTGGCAGAACTTGTAAGAGAAGGTGTTGACTTTAAAAAGCTTGCCGGTCGCTACTCACAGGATGAAGCAACAAAGTTTTCTGCTGGCAGTTGGGGATGGGTAGAACCTGGTGAAAAATTCCAAACTATAAATCGGGCCTTATTTTATCAAATGGAAGAAGGCGATGTTAAAGTAGTGGGTTCCGACCGTGGGTTTCACGTTATAAAAGCAGATAAATCCACACTTTCAAGGGAAGCTGTAAGAGTTGGTTTTCTCAAAAGAAATATTACGCCAAGTATTGAAACAGAGCGCAGTGTTTACCGCGATGCAAATGAGTTTCTTGGACAATACAATACTGCTGAAAAATTCAAATCAGCCGATGAAGAATACAGTGTAAGAAAAGCAGAGAATATTAAGATAAATAACAACTCAATAACGGGAATAGGTTCTGCAAGAGAAATAGTGCGCTGGGCTTATACAACCAACCCGGGAGAAGTATCCAATGTGTTTGCCCTGGATGATTCCTATGTGGTGGCATTGCTTGAAAATGCCAAAGAAAAAGGTCCTGCAAAAGTGAAGGATGTAAGAAGTCAATTGGAATTGGCGGTTAAAAGAGAAAAGAAAGCTGCTATATTAAGCCCCAAATTAGAAGGAAGTGATTTGCAAAGTATAGCAGATAAAAATTCTGTAAGTGTAAAAAGTGCAAGTGGGCTGAGTTTTTCAAACAATTTCATTACCGGAGTAGGACTTGAAACCAAAGTCGTTAATAAACTTTTGGCTTTGGAAGAGAATTCGCTTTCAGAACCTTTAGCTGGTAACAATGGAGTTTTCAGAGCTAAAGTCACAGCTAAAAGTGTTCCTGCAAGCTTGAGCAATTATGCACAGCAAAAAATGCAAATGACCACGCAATTTCAAACAGGTCTGCAGGCTAAAGTCACAGAAGCACTAAAGAAAGCTTCTGATGTAAAAGATGAGCGCTACAAGTTTTATTAA
- a CDS encoding DUF2480 family protein produces MTKETLVNKVAQSGLTTLDLEKLLDNTDWTYLDIKGFLVKEMLLMEKPFRAALKTFDWQPFHGKWVAIYCSADALIPYWAYMLLTAYLQEAGARVFYANGDKKRDEKLLLKRLIQDLNPEKYSNERVIVKGCGHLELDASFYVMITEKLTPHIKSLMYGEPCSTVPVYKRKK; encoded by the coding sequence ATGACAAAGGAAACACTCGTCAACAAAGTCGCACAAAGCGGATTGACCACGCTTGATCTCGAAAAATTACTGGACAATACCGATTGGACTTACCTCGATATCAAAGGTTTTTTGGTAAAGGAAATGCTGCTGATGGAAAAACCCTTCAGAGCAGCACTTAAAACTTTTGACTGGCAGCCATTTCATGGCAAATGGGTAGCAATTTACTGTTCTGCCGATGCATTGATTCCATACTGGGCTTATATGCTGCTCACAGCCTATTTGCAAGAAGCAGGAGCCCGGGTTTTTTATGCAAATGGCGATAAAAAAAGGGATGAAAAGTTGTTATTAAAAAGACTGATTCAGGATTTAAACCCTGAAAAATACAGCAACGAAAGGGTGATTGTAAAAGGCTGTGGTCATTTAGAACTCGATGCTTCTTTTTACGTGATGATCACCGAGAAATTAACTCCGCATATAAAAAGCCTGATGTATGGAGAACCTTGTTCCACTGTACCGGTTTACAAAAGAAAAAAATGA
- a CDS encoding lytic transglycosylase domain-containing protein — MKYPVLSIFLLFLVSCYNTPEKSGDKSSKVQEIINKDIENRLAQKIMAVEVPGEIYFCNERVHTEFDDVKERLDRELLVNSYWHSNSIQLFKIANRYFPLIEKVLEEEGVPPDLKFVALTESGLKNVVSPRGAEGSWQFLKGTAKEYGLEVSSTVDERYHLEKSTRAAAAYLREAYEDLGSWTLATAAYNIGRPRLKRILKQQKEDNYYALYLNEETARYVFRIVALKEIFTNPEKYGFNLDAADLYQPFQTRSVLIDTSINDLVDFAIGQGINYKTLKILNPWLRDTELKNRSGKEYFIKLPH, encoded by the coding sequence ATGAAATACCCTGTCCTGTCAATATTCTTACTGTTTTTAGTATCCTGCTATAATACCCCTGAAAAAAGCGGTGATAAAAGCTCTAAAGTCCAAGAAATAATCAATAAGGACATTGAGAACCGGCTGGCGCAAAAAATAATGGCAGTTGAAGTTCCCGGTGAGATATATTTTTGTAATGAACGCGTCCACACCGAATTTGATGATGTAAAAGAACGTCTTGACCGAGAGTTGCTGGTCAATTCTTATTGGCATTCCAATTCAATTCAACTGTTCAAAATTGCCAATCGCTATTTTCCGCTGATAGAAAAAGTACTGGAAGAAGAAGGAGTACCGCCTGACTTGAAATTTGTTGCACTTACCGAAAGCGGACTGAAAAATGTGGTATCTCCAAGAGGTGCAGAAGGTTCCTGGCAATTTCTGAAAGGTACGGCAAAAGAATACGGTTTGGAAGTGAGCAGTACTGTTGATGAGCGCTATCATCTCGAAAAATCTACACGTGCAGCAGCGGCTTATCTACGAGAAGCTTATGAAGACCTTGGAAGCTGGACATTGGCAACTGCAGCATATAATATTGGAAGACCCAGGCTAAAAAGAATTTTAAAGCAGCAAAAAGAAGACAATTATTATGCCTTGTATTTAAATGAAGAAACAGCACGCTATGTTTTTCGCATTGTGGCACTCAAAGAAATATTTACCAATCCTGAAAAATACGGGTTCAACCTGGATGCTGCTGACCTTTACCAACCTTTCCAAACCAGGTCAGTACTAATAGATACAAGCATTAATGATCTTGTAGATTTTGCAATTGGACAGGGCATCAACTACAAAACCCTGAAAATTTTAAACCCCTGGTTGCGCGACACAGAACTTAAAAATCGCAGTGGCAAGGAATATTTCATTAAATTGCCACATTAA
- a CDS encoding glycosyltransferase family 2 protein, producing the protein MSNRLLSVLVPVFNEERIVKEALNQILEVQLIDNTQMEIIVVDDGSSDKTVLEIEALLAEKPNSAIRLIQHGINKGKGAALHTGIKVAKGDYIVVQDADMEYDPNEFNILLAPVINGRADVVFGSRFIGGNPHRILFFWHSLGNKWLTFLSNAFTNLNLTDMETCYKLFRADILKSLDLKEKRFGFEPEVTAKMARIPEIRVYEVGISYYGRTYAEGKKINWKDGFRAIYCILKYGLLKA; encoded by the coding sequence ATGTCCAATCGTTTACTTTCAGTACTGGTACCTGTTTTTAATGAAGAACGTATTGTGAAAGAGGCCTTAAATCAAATTCTCGAAGTGCAACTTATCGACAATACCCAAATGGAAATCATAGTGGTGGATGATGGTTCTTCTGATAAAACTGTTTTGGAAATTGAAGCATTGCTTGCTGAAAAACCTAATTCCGCTATTCGGCTTATCCAACATGGAATCAACAAAGGAAAAGGAGCTGCATTGCACACGGGAATAAAAGTAGCCAAAGGCGATTATATAGTGGTCCAGGATGCCGATATGGAATACGACCCAAACGAATTTAACATCTTGCTGGCACCTGTTATCAATGGCCGTGCTGATGTGGTTTTTGGATCGCGCTTTATAGGTGGAAACCCGCATAGAATTTTATTTTTCTGGCATTCCCTGGGGAATAAATGGCTTACATTTTTGTCAAATGCCTTTACTAACCTGAACCTTACTGATATGGAAACTTGCTATAAGCTTTTCCGTGCCGATATTTTAAAAAGCCTGGATCTGAAAGAAAAACGCTTTGGTTTTGAACCGGAAGTTACTGCCAAAATGGCCAGGATACCTGAAATACGTGTTTATGAAGTAGGGATTTCCTATTACGGAAGAACCTATGCTGAAGGAAAAAAAATCAACTGGAAAGATGGCTTCAGGGCAATCTATTGCATATTGAAATATGGTTTGCTGAAAGCTTAA